In a single window of the Globicephala melas chromosome 10, mGloMel1.2, whole genome shotgun sequence genome:
- the LOC115852571 gene encoding uncharacterized protein, translating to MEDKAEPKVLELGIQRLVISKAVGEILTPWWENQDQVRVENRAESQKLRKRNRRDAGGENLPETQARRGEKQKQLRCKIDAETQMPMWETQDRSRNKDAIETQSFEKNKKEARGEDEGETQAQGLRKQGQTGTENGGETQLPGWGKQDQIKGDTSIEIQAEKRKRKGQVGGENAVQIQISGRENLGEVKKEDGLETQALGWGKQECVQSENVTEIQTPGWEMQDQNGNEKAGKVQAFRVEIQKQLRHELQVGWGNQGLKTGEDSGESQISRRKNLREIREEDWVVIQARFWGDQKLVASEIGREFKIPCWGNQDQIGGEHRAEIQALEKRDQRKNGDEDGANILAPKAENQRQLRGVPHVETHLPGRRNQERFVDENSTDIQATGKRNLRGVKGEHGKETQELGEENQHQLNSEINGRILIPKWINQEHIRGKDGANAQASEAQNWGELASKTDIETHSAEWKKEEQMGGENGAEFQIQEKRNLRGTTGDDDKETQSPGGDYQGELRSEIDGEIQIQGQGSQNKGEDEDAAEIQDVGSQRKCRAEDAGRLRVLRGRNKGQVRGKDAAKGNLRVDCSVGTGCGLCSLP from the exons ATGGAGGACAAGGCAGAGCCTAAGGTCCTGGAGTTGGGGATACAGAGACTAGTAATAAGTAAAGCTGTTGGAGAGATCTTGACACCATGGTGGGAGAATCAAGACCAGGTGAGAGTTGAGAATAGAGCTGAAAGTCAGAAACTACGGAAGAGAAATCGGAGGGATGCTGGAGGTGAGAATCTTCCTGAAACTCAGGCACGaagaggagagaaacagaaacagttaAGATGTAAAATTGATGCAGAGACCCAAATGCCAATGTGGGAGACCCAGGATAGGAGTAGGAATAAGGATGCTATAGAGACCCAGTCTTTtgagaagaataagaaagaagccagaggagagGATGAAGGAGAGACCCAGGCCCAAGGGTTGAGGAAGCAGGGCCAGACTGGAACTGAGAATGGTGGGGAGACCCAGCTGCCAGGGTGGGGAAAACAAGACCAGATTAAAGGTGATACTAGTATAGAAATTCaggcagaaaagaggaaaagaaagggccaGGTTGGAGGTGAGAATGCTGTGCAAATTCAGATATCTGGGAGGGAGAACTTGGGGGAAGTGAAAAAAGAGGATGGCCTAGAGACCCAAGCCCTGGGGTGGGGAAAACAGGAATGCGTTCAAAGTGAGAATGTTACAGAGATCCAGACACCAGGGTGGGAGATGCAGGATCAAAACGGAAATGAGAAAGCTGGGAAGGTCCAAGCATTTAGGGTAGAGATCCAGAAACAACTAAGACATGAACTTCAAGTGGGGTGGGGAAATCAAGGCCTGAAAACAGGTGAGGATTCTGGGGAAAGCCAGATATCTAGAAGGAAGAACCTCAGGGAGATAAGAGAGGAGGATTGGGTGGTGATCCAGGCACGATTCTGGGGAGACCAGAAACTAGTAGCAAGTGAAATTGGCAGAGAATTCAAGATACCATGTTGGGGGAATCAGGACCAGATTGGAGGTGAACATAGAGCAGAAATTCAGGCACTGGAGAAGAGAGACCAGAGAAAGAACGGAGATGAAGATGGTGCAAATATCCTGGCGCCCAAGGCAGAGAACCAGAGACAATTAAGAGGTGTACCTCATGTAGAGACCCATCTACCAGGAAGGAGGAATCAGGAGCGGTTTGTTGATGAGAATAGTACAGACATCCAGGCAACAGGGAAGAGAAACCTGAGAGGCGTTAAAGGTGAACATGGTAAAGAGACTCAGGAACTTGGGGAAGAAAACCAGCATCAGTTAAACAGTGAAATTAATGGAAGGATTCTCATACCGAAGTGGATAAATCAGGAACACATTAGAGGCAAGGATGGTGCAAATGCCCAGGCATCTGAGGCACAGAATTGGGGAGAATTAGCAAGTAAAACTGATATAGAAACTCATTCAGCAGAATGGAAGAAAGAGGAGCAGATGGGAGGTGAGAATGGTGCAGAATTTCAAATCCAAGAGAAGAGAAACCTGAGAGGGACCACAGGTGATGATGATAAAGAGACCCAGTCTCCTGGGGGAGATTATCAGGGAGAGTTAAGAAGTGAAATCGATGGAGAGATCCAGATACAAGGGCAAGGCAGCCAGAATAAGGGTGAAGATGAGGACGCTGCAGAAATCCAGGATGTAGGGAGCCAGAGAAAGTGCAGAGCTGAGGATGCTGGAAGGCTTCGAGTACTAAGGGGAAGAAACAAGGGCCAAGTCAGAGGAAAGGATGCTGCTAAAGGCAATCTCCGAGTTGACTGTTCTGTGG GAACAGGCTGtggcctctgctccctgccctga
- the LOC115852570 gene encoding uncharacterized protein, whose amino-acid sequence MKALPHQNELFLLASGEGEHLASQSTATARKHSVIPASWQAQPKLQKSRQRDKGVVPGKTSGLTRQLCNPQSLAAALGLPSACPSVSCGQAPQAATALVDFPTALTILPKWPVLTKCQLLLLESLMQRKIAHLKWGLPQQILESYLHFNFLAPCPLPLEGVRLPGLHKACELQGQQEGHCGAQGPRPGLKSPERSQSVRRQERKSSKPPTQARALEERRPHQTEPMGISIHPEKPKRVRPPGGLRERQDVQKEAPPGAKLTAPRNPRPAAESSSWCGQESVQEPSSENSGSRKTTPSAPKGVCTLLQQG is encoded by the exons ATGAAGGCTCTCCCCCACCAGAATGAACTCTTCCTGCTtgccagtggggagggagagcaTTTGGCCAGCCAGAGCACGGCCACTGCCAGGAAGCACAGTGTCATTCCAGCCTCCTGGCAGGCCCAACCTAAACTCCAGAAAAGCCGACAAAGGGACAAAGGAGTGGTTCCAGGGAAGACCTCTGGCCTGACTCGACAGCTCTGCAACCCACAGTCTTTGGCTGCTGCCCTGGGCCTGCCCTCTGCCTGTCCCTCTGTCTCATGTGGCCAAGCCCCCCAAGCCGCCACAGCTCTGGTGGATTTTCCCACTGCCCTCACCATCCTGCCGAAGTGGCCAGTCCTCACGAAGTGCCAGCTACTGCTCCTGGAGTCCCTTATGCAGCGGAAGATTGCACACCTGAAGTGGGGCCTTCCCCAGCAGATCCTAGAATCCTACTTGCACTTTAACTTCTTAGCACCATGCCCACTGCCCCTTGAGGGGGTGAGGCTCCCTGGGTTACACAAAGCCTGTGAGCTGCAGGGGCAGCAGGAAGGGCATTGTGGggcccagggccccaggccaGGCCTTAAGTCCCCAGAGAGGTCCCAGAGCGTTCGGCGCCAAGAAAGGAAAAGCTCAAAACCTCCTACGCAGGCCAGAGCTCTGGAGGAGCGAAGACCACACCAGACAGAGCCAATGGGCATTTCTATCCATCCTGAAAAGCCTAAGAGGGTCAGACCACCAGGGGGCCTCAGAGAACGACAGGATGTCCAGAAAGAGGCTCCTCCTGGGGCCAAGCTCACTGCTCCCAGGAACCCCAGGCCTGCAGCAGAATCTAGTAGCTGGTGTGGCCAAGAAAGCGTCCAAGAACCCTCCAGTGAGAACAGCGGGAGCAGGAAAACG ACACCTTCAGCTCCAAAAGGAGTCTGCACTCTGCTGCAGCAAGGCTGA
- the SNU13 gene encoding NHP2-like protein 1 isoform X1: protein MTEADVNPKAYPLADAHLTKKLLDLVQQSCNYKQLRKGANEATKTLNRGISEFIVMAADAEPLEIILHLPLLCEDKNVPYVFVRSKQALGRACGVSRPVIACSVTIKEGSQLKQQIQSIQQSIERLLV from the exons ATG ACTGAGGCTGATGTAAATCCGAAGGCCTACCCTCTTGCAGATGCCCACCTCACCAAGAAACTATTGGACCTCGTTCAGCAGTCATGTAACTACAAGCAGCTTCGAAAAGGAGCCAATGAGG CCACCAAAACCCTCAACAGAGGCATCTCTGAGTTCATTGTGATGGCTGCAGACGCCGAGCCCCTGGAGATCATCCTGCACCTCCCACTGCTGTGTGAGGACAAGAATGTGCCCTACGTGTTTGTGCGCTCCAAGCAGGCCCTGGGGCGAGCCTGTGGGGTCTCCAGACCTGTCATCGCCTGTTCTGTCACCATCAAAGAAGGCTCACAACTGAAGCAGCAGATCCAATCCATCCAACAGTCCATTGAAAGGCTCTTAGTCTAA